A single genomic interval of Streptomyces sp. 1222.5 harbors:
- a CDS encoding PucR family transcriptional regulator ligand-binding domain-containing protein codes for MDSRTDNRFDTQGAGITVQRALELPGLRSGLPEILAGADRLGRTVRWVHAGEVPNIASLLKGGELLLTTGYGLGTRPAEQRAFVRTLAERGIAALVVELGPRFTRLPSALVDTARTAGLPLVQLHREVPFVTVTEEIHTEIVNGHYALLQRADEVHRRCTEALLGGGGVPQVLGILADFGDNPVFLETADGRLLYAAGSGPEGADPLQVWEGLRGPHKDAPPPAGSVLVDVPGGGPGTAGSVRARLVLLPVRSPLSPVHRIAADRAAGILAVVLMQARQEEELAARGRGDFLTDLAEGRIAAEDAPAQARVLGFRPGESPLLPVVMRIGDSLSPGGGWAVLARAVSEELAAVGVPVLLGVRPVEGRVLVLLGLRAESERPAIADRVAAALRAGVERAGMRRPGSPPPVVVVGVAGGWAAASAGLRHAAETATAAQGLTDRPWYDARRLDIDLLLWRLRDHPDLAAFVDRAIGPLRDHDRRSRPPLLPTLETYLAHAGRKAETARELHLNRQTLYNRLARIGELLGTDLDDPQTVLALSLALRARRHVP; via the coding sequence ATGGACAGCCGTACGGACAACCGATTCGACACCCAGGGCGCCGGGATCACCGTGCAGCGGGCGCTGGAGCTGCCTGGTCTGCGCAGTGGTCTGCCGGAGATCCTGGCGGGCGCCGACCGGCTGGGGCGCACGGTGCGCTGGGTGCACGCGGGCGAGGTGCCGAACATCGCCTCGCTGCTCAAGGGCGGCGAGCTGCTGCTCACCACCGGCTACGGCCTCGGCACCCGTCCGGCCGAGCAGCGGGCCTTCGTCCGGACCCTCGCCGAGCGCGGGATCGCCGCGCTGGTGGTGGAGCTGGGCCCGCGCTTCACCCGGCTGCCCTCGGCCCTGGTGGACACGGCCCGGACGGCCGGTCTGCCGCTGGTCCAGCTGCACCGCGAGGTGCCGTTCGTGACGGTGACCGAGGAGATCCACACGGAGATCGTCAACGGGCACTACGCGCTGCTCCAGCGGGCCGACGAGGTGCACCGGCGCTGCACCGAGGCTCTGCTGGGCGGCGGCGGGGTGCCGCAGGTGCTGGGCATCCTGGCCGACTTCGGTGACAACCCGGTGTTCCTGGAGACCGCCGACGGCCGGCTGCTGTACGCCGCCGGGTCCGGGCCGGAGGGCGCGGACCCGTTGCAGGTGTGGGAGGGACTGCGCGGCCCGCACAAGGACGCCCCGCCGCCCGCCGGTTCCGTCCTGGTGGACGTGCCCGGGGGCGGTCCGGGTACGGCGGGTTCGGTCCGTGCCCGGCTCGTCCTGCTGCCGGTCCGCTCACCGCTGTCGCCGGTGCACCGGATCGCCGCCGACCGGGCCGCGGGCATCCTGGCCGTGGTGCTGATGCAGGCCCGGCAGGAGGAGGAACTCGCGGCGCGCGGACGCGGGGACTTCCTCACCGACCTCGCGGAGGGCCGTATCGCGGCGGAGGACGCCCCGGCACAGGCCCGGGTCCTCGGCTTCCGGCCCGGCGAGAGCCCGTTGCTGCCCGTCGTCATGCGGATCGGTGACTCCCTGTCGCCCGGCGGCGGCTGGGCCGTGCTGGCCCGGGCGGTCTCCGAGGAACTGGCCGCGGTGGGCGTGCCGGTGCTGCTCGGCGTCAGACCGGTGGAGGGCCGGGTCCTGGTGCTGCTGGGGCTGCGCGCGGAGTCCGAACGGCCGGCGATCGCGGACCGGGTGGCGGCGGCACTGCGCGCGGGTGTGGAACGCGCCGGGATGCGGCGGCCGGGCTCCCCGCCGCCGGTGGTCGTGGTCGGTGTGGCCGGCGGCTGGGCCGCGGCCTCGGCGGGGCTGCGGCACGCGGCGGAGACGGCGACGGCGGCCCAGGGACTGACCGACCGGCCCTGGTACGACGCCCGCCGCCTCGACATCGACCTACTGCTGTGGCGGCTGCGCGACCATCCCGACCTGGCGGCCTTCGTGGACCGCGCGATCGGCCCGCTGCGCGACCACGACCGCCGCTCCAGGCCGCCGCTGCTGCCGACCCTGGAGACCTATCTGGCACACGCCGGCCGCAAGGCGGAGACGGCCCGGGAACTGCACCTGAACCGGCAGACGCTCTACAACCGCCTGGCCCGCATCGGCGAGTTGCTCGGCACCGACCTCGACGACCCGCAGACGGTCCTGGCGTTGAGCCTGGCCCTGCGCGCCCGCCGCCACGTCCCCTAG
- a CDS encoding FAD-binding oxidoreductase, with the protein MAPSSKAGAALAALREDLVGAVFAPGDPGYDEARTVFNAMIDRRPAVIAQCADTTDVVRTVRFGRELDLHIAVRGGGHSVAGSALGDGALVVDLRRMHQVTVDPAAEAARVEGGATMSHLDRATQRHGLATTGGRASTTGVGGFVLGGGTGWLDRAFGLAVDNLIGVELVTADAERVHANPDENPELFWALHGGGGNFGIATALTLQLHELPEFSIVLLMYQPQFGPDVIRTYREVIRTGPDELSGAALYITGPPEEFTPPELVGKLVCAALLTYAGGEDDLRKLAEPLLALPHEVELAGDMPYADVQCMLDDPPGLRNYWSAEYLTGLPDDLVDVFCARADSMPVPTSTQHLLFPQGGAIAAGPHEYPVPYRDAAWAAHPFAIWADPADDERAVAWVRDVRADVRPWSTGAVYLNFIGDEGRERVRAGLGEENTLRLEKVKRQYDPDNVFRFNHNIRPV; encoded by the coding sequence ATGGCTCCCTCATCGAAGGCGGGCGCGGCCCTCGCCGCGCTGCGCGAGGATCTGGTCGGCGCCGTGTTCGCCCCAGGGGACCCGGGCTACGACGAGGCCCGTACGGTCTTCAACGCGATGATCGACCGCAGGCCGGCGGTCATCGCCCAGTGCGCGGACACCACGGACGTGGTCCGCACGGTGCGCTTCGGCAGGGAACTGGACCTGCACATCGCGGTACGCGGCGGCGGCCACAGCGTGGCCGGGTCGGCGCTCGGCGACGGTGCGCTGGTGGTGGACCTGCGCCGGATGCATCAGGTGACCGTGGACCCGGCTGCCGAGGCGGCCCGGGTCGAGGGCGGTGCCACGATGAGCCATCTGGACCGGGCCACCCAGCGCCACGGCCTCGCGACCACCGGCGGACGCGCCTCCACCACCGGTGTGGGCGGGTTCGTCCTGGGCGGCGGCACCGGCTGGCTGGACCGGGCCTTCGGACTCGCCGTCGACAACCTCATCGGCGTCGAGCTGGTGACCGCCGACGCCGAGCGCGTGCACGCGAACCCCGACGAGAACCCCGAGCTGTTCTGGGCCCTGCACGGCGGGGGCGGCAACTTCGGGATCGCGACCGCGCTCACCCTTCAGCTGCACGAACTGCCGGAGTTCTCGATCGTGCTGCTGATGTACCAGCCGCAGTTCGGGCCGGACGTGATCCGCACCTACCGCGAGGTCATCCGCACCGGACCGGACGAGCTGAGCGGCGCGGCGCTGTACATCACCGGCCCGCCAGAGGAGTTCACGCCGCCCGAGCTGGTGGGCAAGCTGGTGTGCGCCGCCCTGCTGACCTACGCGGGCGGCGAGGACGACCTGCGCAAGCTCGCCGAGCCGCTGCTGGCGCTGCCGCACGAGGTGGAGCTGGCCGGTGACATGCCGTACGCCGACGTGCAGTGCATGCTCGACGATCCGCCCGGGCTGCGGAACTACTGGTCCGCGGAGTATCTGACCGGGCTGCCGGACGACTTGGTGGACGTCTTCTGCGCCCGCGCCGACAGCATGCCGGTGCCGACCAGCACCCAGCACCTGTTGTTCCCGCAGGGCGGCGCGATCGCCGCAGGCCCGCACGAGTACCCGGTGCCGTACCGGGACGCGGCGTGGGCCGCGCACCCGTTCGCCATCTGGGCGGATCCGGCCGACGACGAGCGGGCCGTCGCCTGGGTCCGGGACGTGCGGGCGGACGTCCGGCCGTGGAGCACCGGGGCGGTCTACCTCAACTTCATCGGCGACGAGGGCCGGGAGCGGGTCCGGGCGGGCCTGGGCGAGGAGAACACGCTGCGCCTGGAGAAGGTGAAGCGGCAGTACGACCCGGACAACGTGTTCCGCTTCAACCACAACATCAGGCCCGTGTAG
- a CDS encoding glycoside hydrolase family 15 protein translates to MAGRIEDYALIGDMQTAALVCRDGTVDWLCLPRFDSHAIFAGLLGTEEHGFWRLGPAHAADVEPPTAARRTYRGDSLILESEWDTPRGTVRVTDFMPPRDGAPQLIRIVEGVTGRVPMRSALRMRFSYGRVVPWVHKHEGRTVAVAGPDSVWFDTEAETYGKSLTTYSDFTVAAGDRIAFTISWQPSHKEAPPLPEPETSLVATEDFWREWVEHCTYHGPYREAVVRSLITLKALTYAPTGGIVAAPTTSLPEDIGGVRNWDYRYTWLRDAAITLSSLLRTGYREEARAWREWLLRAVAGDPENLQIMYGLAGERELGEAELDWLPGYENSAPVRVGNGAAHQLQLDVYGEVTEALHLAHMTGLARHDYASLLQLKLIRYLEDHWQEPDEGIWEVRGPRRHFVHSKVMAWVAVDRTIKLIESGYADGPLERWKELRDDIHRDVCEKGYDKERNTFTQSYGSQELDAALLLIPQMGFLPPDDKRVIGTIEAIQRELSTTDGFILRYPTEGAHEGVDGLPGDEGAFLACSFWMADDLAMIGRVDEARKLFEKLLALRNDLGLLAEEWDPRLQRQVGNFPQAFSHVPLIDTALRLTASGAYGG, encoded by the coding sequence GTGGCCGGGCGCATCGAAGACTACGCACTCATCGGAGACATGCAGACCGCCGCACTGGTCTGCCGGGACGGCACAGTCGACTGGCTGTGCCTGCCCCGCTTCGACTCGCATGCCATCTTCGCCGGCCTGCTGGGCACCGAGGAACACGGTTTCTGGCGGCTCGGCCCGGCGCACGCCGCCGACGTGGAGCCGCCCACGGCCGCCCGGCGGACCTACCGCGGCGACTCGCTGATCCTGGAATCGGAGTGGGACACCCCGCGCGGCACGGTCCGCGTGACCGATTTCATGCCGCCGCGTGACGGCGCCCCCCAGCTGATCCGGATCGTGGAGGGCGTCACCGGCCGGGTGCCGATGCGCTCGGCCCTCCGGATGCGGTTCTCCTACGGCCGGGTCGTGCCGTGGGTGCACAAGCACGAGGGCCGCACGGTGGCCGTCGCGGGCCCCGACTCGGTGTGGTTCGACACGGAGGCGGAGACCTACGGGAAGTCGCTGACCACCTACTCCGACTTCACGGTCGCCGCGGGCGACCGCATCGCCTTCACCATCTCCTGGCAGCCCTCGCACAAGGAGGCGCCGCCGCTGCCCGAGCCGGAGACCTCGCTGGTGGCGACGGAGGACTTCTGGCGCGAGTGGGTCGAGCACTGTACGTACCACGGCCCGTACCGCGAGGCGGTGGTCCGCTCCCTGATCACCCTGAAGGCGCTGACGTACGCCCCCACGGGCGGCATCGTGGCCGCTCCGACCACCTCGCTGCCCGAGGACATCGGCGGGGTGCGCAACTGGGACTACCGCTACACCTGGCTGCGGGACGCGGCGATCACCCTGTCCTCGCTGCTGCGCACCGGCTACCGCGAGGAGGCCCGCGCCTGGCGCGAGTGGCTGCTGCGCGCGGTCGCCGGGGACCCGGAGAACCTGCAGATCATGTACGGCCTGGCCGGCGAGCGGGAGCTGGGCGAGGCAGAGCTGGACTGGCTGCCGGGCTACGAGAACTCGGCCCCGGTCCGGGTCGGCAACGGCGCCGCCCACCAGCTCCAGCTGGACGTGTACGGCGAGGTCACCGAGGCCCTGCACCTGGCCCACATGACCGGCCTGGCCCGCCACGACTACGCCTCGCTGCTCCAGCTGAAGCTGATCCGCTACCTGGAGGACCACTGGCAGGAGCCCGACGAGGGCATCTGGGAGGTGCGCGGCCCGCGCCGGCACTTCGTGCACTCCAAGGTCATGGCCTGGGTCGCCGTCGACCGCACCATCAAGCTGATCGAGTCCGGTTACGCGGACGGCCCGCTGGAGCGCTGGAAGGAACTGCGCGACGACATCCACCGGGACGTGTGCGAGAAGGGCTACGACAAGGAGCGCAACACCTTCACCCAGTCCTACGGCTCGCAGGAGCTGGACGCCGCGCTGCTGCTCATCCCGCAGATGGGCTTCCTGCCGCCGGACGACAAGCGGGTGATCGGCACCATCGAGGCGATCCAGCGCGAGCTGTCCACGACGGACGGGTTCATCCTGCGCTACCCGACCGAGGGTGCGCACGAGGGCGTCGACGGCCTGCCCGGCGACGAAGGCGCGTTCCTCGCCTGCTCGTTCTGGATGGCGGACGACCTGGCGATGATCGGCCGGGTGGACGAGGCCCGCAAACTGTTCGAGAAGCTCCTCGCGCTGCGCAACGACCTCGGGCTGCTCGCCGAGGAGTGGGACCCCCGCCTGCAGCGGCAGGTCGGCAACTTCCCGCAGGCCTTCAGCCACGTTCCGCTGATCGACACCGCGCTGCGGCTGACGGCCTCGGGCGCCTACGGCGGCTGA
- a CDS encoding CTP synthase, whose amino-acid sequence MPPKSTTTKHIFVTGGVASSLGKGLTASSLGMLLKARGLRVVMQKLDPYLNVDPGTMNPFQHGEVFVTNDGAETDLDIGHYERFLDRDLDGTANVTTGQVYSTVIAKERRGEYLGDTVQVIPHITNEIKHRIRRMATDEVDVVITEVGGTVGDIESLPFLETVRQVRHEVGRDNVFVVHISLLPYIGPSGELKTKPTQHSVAALRNIGIQPDAIVLRCDREVPTAIKRKISLMCDVDEAAVVACPDARSIYDIPKTVHGEGLDAYVVRKLDLPFRDVDWTTWDDLLDRVHNPDHEITLALVGKYIDLPDAYLSVTEALRAGGFANKARVKIKWVTSDDCKTPAGAKAQLGDVDGICIPGGFGERGVTGKVGAIRYARENKIPLLGLCLGLQCIVVEAARNLADIQDANSTEFDPATAHPVISTMAEQMDIVAGEGDMGGTMRLGMYPAKLADGSIVREVYDGKEYVEERHRHRYEVNNAYRAELEKKAGILFSGTSPDGKLVEYVEYPRDVHPYLVATQAHPELRSRPTRPHPLFAGLVKAAVERKTSK is encoded by the coding sequence ATGCCGCCGAAATCTACGACGACCAAGCACATCTTCGTCACCGGGGGTGTTGCCTCCTCTCTCGGCAAGGGCCTCACCGCCTCCAGCCTGGGCATGCTGCTCAAGGCCCGCGGCCTGCGCGTCGTGATGCAGAAGCTCGACCCGTACCTGAACGTCGACCCGGGCACGATGAACCCCTTCCAGCACGGTGAGGTGTTCGTCACCAACGACGGCGCCGAGACCGACCTGGACATCGGCCACTACGAGCGCTTCCTCGACCGGGACCTGGACGGCACCGCCAACGTCACCACCGGCCAGGTGTACTCCACCGTGATCGCCAAGGAGCGGCGCGGCGAGTACCTGGGCGACACCGTGCAGGTCATCCCGCACATCACCAACGAGATCAAGCACCGCATCCGCCGCATGGCCACCGACGAGGTGGACGTCGTCATCACCGAGGTCGGCGGCACGGTCGGCGACATCGAGTCGCTGCCGTTCCTGGAGACGGTCCGCCAGGTCCGCCACGAGGTCGGCCGGGACAACGTCTTTGTGGTGCACATCTCGCTGCTGCCGTACATCGGCCCGTCCGGCGAGCTGAAGACCAAGCCGACCCAGCACTCCGTCGCCGCCCTGCGCAACATCGGTATCCAGCCGGACGCCATCGTGCTGCGCTGCGACCGCGAGGTCCCCACCGCGATCAAGCGCAAGATCTCGCTGATGTGCGACGTGGACGAGGCCGCCGTCGTGGCCTGCCCCGACGCCCGGTCGATCTACGACATCCCGAAGACCGTGCACGGCGAGGGCCTGGACGCCTACGTGGTGCGCAAGCTCGACCTGCCCTTCCGGGACGTCGACTGGACGACGTGGGACGACCTGCTCGACCGCGTCCACAACCCCGACCACGAGATCACCCTCGCCCTGGTCGGCAAGTACATCGACCTGCCCGACGCCTACCTGTCGGTCACCGAGGCCCTGCGCGCCGGCGGTTTCGCCAACAAGGCCCGCGTCAAGATCAAGTGGGTCACCTCGGACGACTGCAAGACCCCGGCCGGCGCCAAGGCCCAGCTCGGCGACGTGGACGGCATCTGCATTCCCGGCGGGTTCGGCGAGCGCGGTGTGACCGGCAAGGTCGGCGCCATCCGTTACGCCCGCGAGAACAAGATCCCGCTGCTCGGCCTCTGCCTGGGCCTGCAGTGCATCGTGGTCGAGGCCGCCCGCAACCTGGCCGACATCCAGGACGCCAACTCCACCGAGTTCGACCCGGCCACCGCCCACCCGGTCATCTCCACCATGGCCGAGCAGATGGACATCGTCGCCGGCGAGGGCGACATGGGCGGCACCATGCGGCTCGGCATGTACCCGGCCAAGCTGGCCGACGGCTCCATCGTCCGCGAGGTGTACGACGGCAAGGAGTACGTCGAGGAGCGGCACCGCCACCGCTACGAGGTGAACAACGCCTACCGCGCGGAGCTGGAGAAGAAGGCGGGCATCCTGTTCTCCGGCACCTCCCCGGACGGCAAGCTCGTCGAGTACGTGGAGTACCCGCGCGACGTGCACCCCTACCTGGTCGCCACGCAGGCGCACCCCGAGCTGCGCTCGCGGCCGACGCGTCCGCACCCGCTGTTCGCCGGCCTCGTGAAGGCGGCCGTCGAGCGGAAGACTTCGAAGTAA
- a CDS encoding NUDIX hydrolase, protein MTIKDTAEAWEIRATDTPFVGNKTSVRTDDVVMPDGSVVRRDYQVHPGSVAVLALDDEDRVLLINQYRHPVRHKLWEIPAGLLDVPGENPLHAAQRELYEEAHVKAEDWRVLTDVYTTPGGCDEAVRIFLARDLSEVEGERFEAEHEETDMEHARLPVDELVRLVLAGDLHNNCLVVGVLSLVAARGGDGLDALRPADAPWPARPFTS, encoded by the coding sequence ATGACGATCAAGGACACCGCCGAGGCGTGGGAGATCCGGGCGACGGACACCCCCTTCGTGGGCAACAAGACCTCCGTCCGCACGGACGACGTGGTCATGCCCGACGGCTCGGTGGTCCGCCGCGACTACCAGGTCCATCCGGGCTCGGTCGCCGTCCTCGCCCTGGACGACGAGGACCGGGTCCTGCTGATCAACCAGTACCGGCACCCCGTGCGGCACAAGCTCTGGGAGATCCCGGCCGGCCTGCTCGACGTGCCCGGCGAGAACCCGCTGCACGCGGCCCAGCGCGAGCTGTACGAGGAGGCGCACGTCAAGGCGGAGGACTGGCGGGTCCTGACCGACGTCTACACCACGCCCGGCGGCTGCGACGAGGCGGTACGGATCTTCCTCGCCCGCGACCTGTCCGAGGTCGAGGGGGAGCGCTTCGAGGCGGAGCACGAGGAGACCGACATGGAGCACGCGCGCCTGCCGGTCGACGAGCTGGTGCGCCTGGTCCTCGCCGGTGACCTGCACAACAACTGCCTGGTCGTGGGCGTCCTGTCGCTGGTCGCCGCCCGCGGCGGGGACGGCCTGGACGCCCTGCGGCCCGCCGACGCGCCCTGGCCGGCGCGCCCCTTCACCTCCTGA
- a CDS encoding tetratricopeptide repeat protein, which yields MTDQAVDTDDARLSARTAAGDGFLGRTRELKELRADIERAGLDTLSGRKAPRARVLLVAGRPGSGRTALAEELVRQVAGRYPDGVLRARLGEPDGTPVPVERAARELLGALGLPTPAGAAEDDLTEALRAALADRRTLLLLDDAPGAEQVDALLPEAPDCLVVAVSGGPLTGIADVRPCTLGGLDTKSAVELLARFTGSVRITVDPRSAESLAEACQGHPAALVLAGGWLAARPQAAVSDLAKRLHADTDDGTPLARVLRLVHAQLPGPAARMLRMLSLAPAGLADPHTASALAGCSVEGARAVLDDLVALGLLRTTGSPLPQYEVPGCLHPLLKALAETHERPAELQLARARMLERTVRLLQACRTITETDSPQAREKLNAMPREVRFPTPRAAADWLRVRRPALLASARLAVADGELDTLARRLLSQLVRAVAAHVGTRAAAADLYGVHGLVLDVAERRGLSREKAAALLNLGDLDAQTGRTRDALARYRSALDAGREANDPYATGRAMESVGGAYQELGDHDRAADWYGRALSERLARGEREQAARLYGRIATAHTYAGRYGEALRNWRAAVAGYRKSGDVAAQARALSELARVQEYAGRPEESLRTCQEAVEWARRAEDVRLQAALQLRLADTLEHLGDPASAHLHRAAAERMLDEEPSEDGASLEHDVSACEIRSAASED from the coding sequence GTGACGGATCAGGCGGTGGACACAGACGATGCGCGGCTGTCCGCGCGTACGGCCGCGGGGGACGGATTCCTGGGCCGCACAAGGGAGTTGAAGGAGCTGCGCGCCGACATCGAGCGCGCGGGCCTGGACACCCTCTCCGGCCGCAAGGCCCCGCGAGCGCGGGTGCTGCTGGTCGCCGGCCGGCCCGGTTCCGGACGGACCGCGCTCGCCGAGGAACTCGTCCGCCAGGTCGCGGGGCGTTACCCCGACGGGGTGCTGCGGGCACGGCTCGGCGAGCCCGACGGCACCCCCGTCCCGGTCGAGCGCGCCGCCCGCGAACTGCTCGGCGCCCTGGGCCTGCCGACCCCCGCCGGAGCCGCCGAGGACGACCTGACCGAGGCACTGCGCGCCGCTCTCGCCGACCGGCGGACGCTGCTCCTGCTGGACGACGCCCCCGGCGCCGAACAGGTCGACGCGCTGCTCCCGGAGGCCCCCGACTGCCTGGTCGTGGCCGTCTCCGGCGGACCGCTCACCGGTATCGCGGACGTCCGTCCCTGCACCCTCGGCGGCCTGGACACCAAGTCCGCGGTGGAGCTCCTTGCCCGGTTCACCGGCTCGGTGCGCATCACCGTCGACCCGCGCTCCGCCGAAAGCCTCGCCGAGGCCTGCCAGGGCCATCCGGCGGCCCTGGTCCTGGCCGGCGGCTGGCTCGCCGCCCGCCCCCAGGCCGCCGTCTCCGACCTCGCCAAACGCCTGCACGCCGACACCGACGACGGCACCCCGCTCGCCCGCGTCCTGCGGCTCGTCCACGCCCAGCTGCCCGGCCCCGCCGCCCGGATGCTGCGCATGCTCTCCCTCGCCCCGGCCGGCCTGGCCGACCCGCACACCGCCTCGGCCCTGGCCGGCTGCTCGGTCGAGGGCGCGCGGGCGGTCCTCGACGACCTCGTCGCCCTCGGCCTGCTGCGCACGACCGGCTCCCCCCTGCCCCAGTACGAGGTCCCCGGCTGTCTGCACCCCCTGCTGAAGGCCCTCGCCGAGACCCACGAGAGGCCCGCGGAGCTCCAGCTGGCCCGGGCCCGGATGCTGGAGCGGACCGTCCGGCTCCTCCAGGCCTGCCGGACGATCACCGAGACGGACAGCCCGCAGGCCCGCGAGAAGCTGAACGCCATGCCCCGCGAGGTGCGCTTCCCCACTCCGAGGGCCGCCGCCGACTGGCTGCGCGTCCGCCGGCCCGCGCTGCTGGCCTCCGCCCGGCTCGCGGTCGCCGACGGGGAGCTGGACACGCTGGCCAGGCGGCTGCTGTCACAGCTGGTCAGGGCCGTCGCGGCGCATGTCGGCACCCGGGCGGCCGCGGCGGACCTGTACGGCGTCCACGGCCTCGTCCTCGACGTCGCCGAGCGGCGCGGACTGTCCCGGGAGAAGGCAGCCGCCCTGCTGAACCTGGGCGATCTCGACGCCCAGACCGGTCGCACCCGGGACGCCCTCGCCCGCTACCGGTCGGCGCTGGACGCCGGCCGGGAGGCGAACGACCCGTACGCGACCGGCCGCGCGATGGAATCCGTAGGCGGCGCGTACCAGGAGCTCGGGGATCACGACCGGGCCGCCGACTGGTACGGCCGCGCGCTGTCCGAGCGGCTGGCGCGGGGCGAGCGCGAGCAGGCCGCCCGGCTGTACGGCCGGATCGCCACCGCGCACACCTACGCGGGCCGCTACGGCGAGGCGCTCAGGAACTGGCGGGCGGCCGTGGCCGGCTACCGCAAGAGCGGCGATGTCGCCGCCCAGGCGCGGGCGTTGAGCGAACTGGCCCGGGTGCAGGAGTACGCGGGACGGCCCGAGGAGTCACTGCGCACCTGCCAGGAGGCGGTGGAGTGGGCGCGGCGCGCCGAGGACGTCCGGCTGCAGGCCGCCCTGCAGCTCAGACTGGCCGACACGCTGGAGCACCTGGGCGACCCCGCGTCGGCCCACCTGCACCGTGCCGCGGCCGAGCGCATGCTGGACGAAGAGCCGTCGGAGGACGGCGCAAGCCTGGAACACGACGTTAGCGCCTGCGAAATCCGCAGTGCCGCGAGCGAAGATTGA
- the ald gene encoding alanine dehydrogenase, translating into MIHVKVGIPREVKNNEFRVAITPAGVHELVRNGHQVVVERGAGLGSSITDTEYVAAGAEILETADEVWTAADLLLKVKEPIAEEYHRLRKDQILFTYLHLAASKECTDALVESGTTAIAYETVELPSRALPLLAPMSEVAGRLAPQVGAYHLMRAAGGRGVLPGGVPGVTPAKAVVIGGGVSGWNATQVAVGMGFDVTLLDRDINKLREADKIFGTKVKAIMSNTFELEKAVLDADLVIGAVLIPGAKAPKLVTNELVSRMKPGSVLVDIAIDQGGCFEDSRPTTHAEPTFEVHNSVFYCVANMPGGVPNTSTNALTNATLPYIVSLANNGWVEALRRDAALAKGLNTHDGKVVYKEVAEAHGLEHVELETLLG; encoded by the coding sequence GTGATCCACGTGAAGGTCGGCATCCCCCGCGAGGTCAAGAACAACGAGTTCCGGGTGGCCATCACCCCCGCCGGTGTGCACGAGCTGGTGCGCAACGGGCACCAGGTCGTCGTCGAGCGGGGCGCCGGCCTCGGTTCCTCGATCACGGACACCGAGTACGTGGCCGCCGGTGCCGAGATCCTCGAGACGGCGGACGAGGTCTGGACGGCCGCCGACCTGCTGCTGAAGGTCAAGGAGCCCATCGCGGAGGAGTACCACCGCCTCCGCAAGGACCAGATCCTCTTCACCTACCTGCACCTGGCCGCCTCCAAGGAGTGCACGGACGCGCTCGTCGAGTCGGGTACCACGGCCATCGCCTACGAGACGGTCGAGCTGCCGAGCCGCGCCCTGCCGCTGCTCGCCCCGATGTCCGAGGTCGCGGGCCGCCTGGCCCCGCAGGTCGGCGCCTACCACCTCATGCGCGCGGCCGGCGGCCGTGGCGTGCTGCCGGGCGGCGTCCCGGGCGTGACCCCGGCGAAGGCCGTCGTCATCGGCGGTGGCGTCTCCGGCTGGAACGCCACCCAGGTCGCCGTCGGCATGGGCTTCGACGTGACTCTGCTGGACCGCGACATCAACAAGCTGCGCGAGGCCGACAAGATCTTCGGCACGAAGGTCAAGGCGATCATGTCCAACACCTTCGAGCTGGAGAAGGCCGTCCTCGACGCCGACCTCGTCATCGGCGCGGTCCTCATTCCGGGCGCCAAGGCCCCGAAGCTGGTCACCAACGAGCTGGTGTCCCGGATGAAGCCCGGAAGTGTCCTTGTCGACATCGCGATCGACCAGGGCGGCTGCTTCGAGGACTCGCGTCCCACCACGCACGCCGAGCCGACCTTCGAGGTCCACAACTCGGTCTTCTACTGCGTCGCCAACATGCCGGGCGGTGTGCCGAACACCTCCACCAACGCCCTCACCAACGCCACGCTGCCGTACATCGTGTCGCTGGCCAACAACGGCTGGGTCGAGGCGCTGCGCCGCGACGCCGCGCTCGCCAAGGGTCTCAACACCCATGACGGCAAGGTCGTTTACAAGGAGGTCGCCGAGGCCCACGGCCTGGAGCACGTCGAGCTCGAGACCCTGCTGGGCTGA